In Vibrio echinoideorum, the sequence AGGTAAGGCTTGGGAAAATTACGGACAAGTTATCCTGTGTGACAGCTATGAAGAGATGGTTGAAGTAGCCGATGATCTTGCTTCTGAGCACGTACAAGTCATGACAAAAGATCCTAAGTACTTCTTAGACAACATGACGAACTACGGTGCGTTGTTCTTAGGTCGTGAGACCAATGTTTCTTACGGTGATAAATGCATCGGAACTAACCACACTTTGCCAACGAATAAAGCAGCACGTTACACGGGCGGTCTTTGGGTCGGTAAATTCATTAAAACATGTACTTACCAGCGCGTAACGGAATCAGCCTCGTTGAAAGTCGGTGAATACTGCTCTCGATTATGTGCATTAGAAGGTTTCGCTGGCCATAAAGAGCAAGCCGATATCCGTGTTCGTCGTTACAAAGAAAAATTGGTAGAGGCATAACATGACGAAACTCGCCTTAGTTACAGGCGGCAGTGGCGGTATTGGTGCCGCCATATGTCACAAGCTCGCGCAATCTGGCTACCGTGTTGTGTTTACCTACAACAGCAACGAAAGCGCAGCTCAAACGATCTTAGATACCTTGGAAGGCTCAGGCCACGCTATGTATCAGCTGAATGTTGAAGACAGTTCCGCAATTGGTGCGTTAGCCGAACAAGTGAAAGAGTCGTCAACGTCTTTAGACTTGTTAGTGAACTGTGCTGGCATGACCAAGTTTGTCGCGCACAGTGATTTAGAGTCACTCAATGATGAGCTGATAGATAAAATCTTCCGTGTAAACGTGCGAGCCCCATTCGCAATGATACGTGCATTCGAATCTTTACTACGTAGCGCTAAAGGTTGCGTGGTGAACATCACTTCAATTGCGGCACAAACGGCAATGGGCAGTAACGTGGCTTACTGCGCGAGTAAGTCTGCAGTTGAGAATATGACGCGATCTTTAGCGCGTGCCTTGTCTCCTGATATTCGAGTACTGGCAGTGGCTCCAGGCCTAGTGGACACCGAATTTGTCAAAGGTCTTGATGATGAATGGCGTAACGCGCAAGAGCAATCAACACCGCTAAAACGATTGGCGAGTGATCTCGAGGTTGCGAATGCCGTTTATGCAGCGGCAGAACTACTGACATTTTCAACCGGAAACACCATTGCAGTGGATGGTGGCAGGCCGTTAGGTAATTAATGTAAAGCTGCGGTTCGCGGCTTACACACCTAACATCAGCGCTTTGGGGTAACTAACTAGAGTGGCAGGTTAGGTAAGAAGGAATTTAGAATGACCCTACAACATAAAATTAATAACAATTTAGTCCGCTACATGGAACTGATTCCCGGTACTAGTGCATTCATCGATGCGCGCACTCCAGGCTGCGATCTAAAAGATAACTTCTGCATTATTGGCGCAGGAGTCGCAGAAAGCAGTCGTCAGCATGTTCATATTCGTGAAACGGCTGGTTTTAACATCGGTGCAGCTGGTCAGCCTCCGGGTATCAAGAACTCTCTGCATTCACACCATACCGCAGAGCTATTCGTTGTCTTCAAAGGTCAGTTCAGATTTTATTGGGGCAATGAGGGTGAAAATGAAGCTGTGTTGTCACATGGTGATGTTATCTCTATTCCTACTAACCTTTTCAGAGGCTTTGAGGTGGTAGGGCGCGATTACGGCTTTATGTATTCTGTGTTAGGTGGTGATAACTCCGGTGGTGGCGTGGTTTGGCACCCAAGTGTGATTTCGGATAGCCAAGGTTACGGTTTGTACCTGAAAGCAGACGGAACATTGGTTGATACCATCGACGGTGATGCCGTTCCAAATCAATCTGATCTGATGCCATTGTTAACAGAAGAAGAGTTGAGCCAATTTGATACTTACACCGCTGAACAGATGATGCCGTTTGTTGCGCTGAAAAAGGATTACCGAGAAGTGTCGGGTGATTTTGACAAGCCTGGCGTTAAGCAGTTTGCGTTAACAGGACACCCATCATCTGGCTATGACTTCCAAGTTAAAAGTGTAGATGACGTGAGTATCATGGCTTATGAACTTACTGAGGGTGAGAGCATCCCAGTACACAAACGCAGTGAAAAGCAGGTACTGATTAACTTCGAAGGTGATACGTTGTTAAACATCGTTCAAGACGGTGAGCAGGCGCAAGTCGTCCTGACCACTGGTGATGTGTTCAGTGTGCCAGATGGTGCGTCATACAGCCTTGAAAACCTACGTGGTACTAGCTTTACTTACGTCGTTCTTGGTTCTGACCAGCCACAAGCTTTGTAGGATAACGAATGATGAAACCAGAAGTACCACTGTTATGGCTACCTGGTTTGTTGTGTGATGAAACGTTGTTCCAAGACGTGAATAAAGAGCTGCCCAACTGGGTGGCTCCTTTTACTTGTGACTTAGGAACGCAAACATCCATGCAAGCTTTGGCAAGTAAGATCTTAGAAAATGCCCCTGAAAGCTTTGTTCTCGGTGGATTATCCATGGGGGGAATTCTAGCGTTTGAAGTGTTTAGACAAGGACCTGAGCGGCTGAAAGGCTTGATCTTAATGGATACTAATGCCGCCGATGAAAAATCGGAGGTTTCTGAAAAAAGAAATGCTCTGGTCGATAAGGCAAAAGCCGGGGAGTTTGAGTCGATAACACCTGATATTTTGATGCCACTTCTTATCCACCCGAACCAGTTAGCGAATCAAGAACTGACTCAGCGAATCACTAAAATGGCGACTAATATCGGCATGGAAAGGTTTGAGGCTCACGCTCAGGCGTTGGCGACTCGTCCTGATGCTAGACCATTGTTGGCCGATATTCAGGTTCCGACGCTGATCATTACTGGGAAAGATGACCTGTTATGCCCAATCGATAATCACCTGTTAATGGCAAAACACATTAAACAGGTATCGCTTCACGTCATTCCTAATTGTGGCCATCTATCGACAATGGAACAGCCTAAGGTTGTCGCTCGTCATATTTGTAGCTGGTTCGAAGCAAGTCTGCCTGAATCTTTATAGTTAACGGTAGAAGCAGGTTTTCATGTTTAAGTAGAGTGTCTTGTCACTCGACTTAAACATGAAAACCTTTGCCAACTAACGATTAGCTTTCTTTCTGTTCGACAACAAACTCTACAAATCGATCCCTGAGTGGATTTTCGCTATTTCCATTCCATATCAGGCCGACTGGCCAAGTGGCGTATTCACCTTCTAACGCAATGAATTCCACATCGGTATTACTAATGAACTGCGCACTGCTGGGTACAATGGTGAAACCGATATTGGCAGAAACCAAGGCAAGTAGGGTGAGAATATCATCGGCTTCTTGTGCCTTGGATAGGTCGATATTATTGGCGAGGCAATATTGTTGGATCTGCTTGTCTAGTCCGGGGCCACGATGTTGGGCGAGCTTTAGATAAGGCCATTTCGATAGTTCAGATATTGCCTGATTTGGGTTAGAACTCAACTCGGGAGCTTGCTTGAGAAGATCTTTGTGTATCGCGACCACAAGCGACTCATTGAAAAGCGTTAGGCTTTCTAAATTCGATGATTCTGGTATCCGATTGAAGCTGATATCGAGATCATGGCTCAATAACTCATCCGTCTGCTGCTTAGAAGGTGTGTCATTTAAAGTGACATGAACGTCTGGATATCGCTGTTTATAAGCCGCAATAAGCTTGGGTGCTTCATGATAAGTGGAAACGCCAAAGCCAATGTTCAAATGTCCCTGAGTCCCTTTTACCACTGAGCCTGACAGTTGTTCAAACGCCTGCATTGAATGAACCAAACGTTGGGCTTCTGCCAGTAACGTTTTGCCCGCGAGTGTGAGCTTTGCGCCATTCCTACCACGAGAAAACAGAGACGCCCCAATGTTGGATTCAAGTCGTTGAATCTTTTTAGTGAGGGCTGATTGAGTGATGTATAGCTGCTCCGACGCCAAACGGTAATTACCCGATTTTTCCAACTGACAAAATGCCTTTAGTAAATCAAATTCCATTCCAAATGCTCATTGAACTAAGAATATCTTTCATTATATGGAATTGAATCGATTTTTTATACTGGGTTCATACCAATCAGATAGAGCGAAGCTTGAGGACGAATCATGAAGAAAGACATCAAAGTAGCGTCGGTTCAATTTAACCACCACGCAGGTGATAAGGCGTATAACTTGTCGGTTATAGAGCAATACGTTCAACAGGCTGCGAACAGTGGTATAGAGATCATCAGTTTCCCAGAGATGTGTATCACCGGTTATTGGCATGTGTCTGTTTTGTCGAGAGATGATATAGAAGCGCTAGCGGAGCCCGTACCGAGAGGCGAATCGACTCAAAAACTAGTTTCGTTGGCAACGCAATTTGGAATGAGTGTTGGCGCGGGCTTGATAGAGCAGGGTACTGATGGCGAGTTATACAACACCTACGTATTTGCCATGCCAAATGGAGAAGTTCAGAAACATCGTAAACTGCACACCTTTGTTAGCTCTCACATGAGCAGCGGCGACCAATACACGGTGTTCGATACGCCACATGGCTGCAAAGTCGGTATCTTGATTTGTTGGGATAACAACTTGGTCGAGAACGTACGAATCACCGCTTTGAAAGGGGCTGATATTCTGATCGCGCCACACCAAACGGGCGGTTGTCATTCACGTAGCCCGAATGCGATGAAGCGAATTGACCCAGAGTTATGGTTTAACCGAGATGAAAACCCAGATGCTATTCGTGCTGAAATGCAGGGCAAGAATGGCCGCGAGTGGTTAATGCGATGGTTGCCTGCAAGAGCGCACGACAATGGCATGTTTGTGATGTTTAGTAATGGTGTCGGCGTTGATATGGATGAGGTAAGAACAGGCAATGCGATGATCCTGAGTCCTTATGGTGAAATCATCACAGAGACTCACAGCGTAGATAACGATATGGTGGTTGCAGAGCTAAAAGCAGAGGAGTTAGATATGTGTACTGGCAGACGCTGGATTCGTGGTCGTAAGCCAGAGTTATATCATTCACTCACACAGCCTCTTGGTCATGAGCTTGATCCGCACCAAGCGCGTTTTGCAGAGAAGTGATTTTTAATATGCAGGTGGATAATACGGGTGGATAAGGTGAAAGAAGGGAAGAGTTTGAGTCGATAACATCGGATGTAGTCTACCCACTTAAACTGTTTTTAAGTGGGTAGACTATTTACATATCAGCAGTTAATTACACAGATGCCGAATCCAGCAGAGTACGCAATGAGGACTGTCTTTTGATGTCTAGTGTCGAGTGCGAGAAGACGTCAGTTCTGATGCACGAAGCTGAGCAACGGCTTTCGCCAGCTCAAGCTGAGCTTGTGCAAAGTTAATGTCGACATTGCCCTTGTTGATATTCTCTAGTGCCGCATATTTCGCTTCTTCTGCGCGTGCGCGGTCAATGTCTTTACCGTGCAAGGCCGTATCGGCTAACACCGTGACCACATCGGGCTGAACTTCAAGCATGCCACCAGAGACATACAGCACTTGTCCCTCTGATTTAGGGTCTGTGACAAACACCGTCACACCCGGCTTTATTTTACTTAGAAGCGGGGAGTGACCTGGGCGAATCCCCAGCTCACCGTCAGCGCCAGAAACGGCTAGGGCATAGGCCGGTCCTGAAAACAGTGTACCTTCCGCACTTACGATATTAAGTTGAAATGTATTGTCTGTAACTCCGATAGCCATGATGCACCTACCTTTTTAAAGTGATTTTGCTTTGTTAAGCACTTCGTCGATAGAGCCACAGTACAAGAATGCTTGCTCTGGGATATCGTCGTATTCGCCGCCTAGCAGGCCTTTAAAGCCCCTCAGTGTTTCACTTAGCGGTACAAAAACACCTTTCTGACCAGTAAACACTTCGGCTACGTGATAAGGCTGAGTTAAGAAACGTTCAATCTTACGAGCGCGAGATACTGTCTGCTTGTCTTCAGTCGATAGCTCATCCATACCAAGAATCGCGATGATGTCTTTTAGCTCTTTGTAGCGTTGCAGCGTTGTTTGTACTTTTTGTGCAATGTCGTAGTGCTCTTGGCCAACCACGAGGGGATCCAATTGGCGAGATGTTGAATCCAATGGGTCGATTGCAGGGTAGAGGCCTAATGCAGCGATATTACGAGACAGTACAACGGTTGCATCCAAGTGAGCAAAGGTTGTTGCTGGCGATGGGTCAGTCAAGTCATCCGCAGGTACGTATACCGCTTGAATAGACGTGATCGAACCTTGTCTAGTCGAAGTGATACGCTCTTGAAGCACACCCATCTCTTCAGCCAGTGTTGGTTGGTAACCTACTGCTGAAGGCATACGACCTAACAGTGCTGAAACCTCGGTTCCTGCAAGCGTGTAACGGTAAATGTTATCAATGAACAACAGTACGTCACGACCTTCATCACGGAAGCGCTCAGCCATAGTAAGACCAGTAAGTGCAACGCGTAGACGGTTTCCTGGTGGCTCGTTCATTTGGCCATAAACCATGGCAACTTTGTCTAGCACGCCAGCTTCTTTCATTTCGAAGTAGAAGTCGTTACCTTCACGAGTACGTTCACCTACCCCCGTAAATACAGAAAGACCGGAGTGAGCTTTTGCGATGTTATTGATAAGCTCCATCATGTTGACGGTTTTACCTACGCCAGCACCACCGAACAGACCAATTTTACCACCCTTCGCGAAGGGACAGATAAGGTCGATAACCTTAACACCTGTTTCTAGAAGCTCAGTGCTGTTTGCTTGCTCTTCATAAGAGGGCGCTTCACGGTGAATTTCGTAGCTTTCTTTTTGGCCGATTTCACCACACTCATCAATAGGGTGACCAAGAACGTTCATGATACGCCCTAAGGTTTCTTCACCCACAGGAACCGTGATTGGAGAGCCTGTGTTTTCAACAGTTAGGCCACGGCGCAAGCCATCTGACGTACCCATTGCAATACAACGAACGATACTGCCACCCAGCTGTTGCTGAACTTCTAATACGAGCGAACTTGCTTCCGCGCTAGTCACTTTCAACGCATCATAAACGCGTGGGCTGTTGCCGCCGCTGAACTCGACGTCTACCACCGCGCCGATAACTTTAACTATTTTTCCAACACTCATCTCTAAATCCTCAAATTCTATTCTTGACCCACTCTTTTCTGCCCTTAGACAGCTTGAGCGCCTGAGACTATTTCACTCAGTTCTTGGGTAATGGCAGCTTGTCGTGCTTTGTTGTATACCAATTGCAAATCATCGATGAGTTGGCCTGCGTTATCGGTTGCCGCTTTCATGGCCACCATTCGGGCTGCTTGCTCACAGGCAATGCTCTCTACGATGCCTTGATACACTTGCGATTCAATGTATCGATGTAACAGCTCAGAGAGGATGTCTCTTGGTGCTTGTTCATAGATGTAATCCCAACGACGTGCTTTTTTAGCACCTCCATCGGCCTCAGAATCTGAGGGGTGGGGTAGCAACTGCAAGGTTGTCGGTTCTTGAACCATGGTGTTGATGAACTGGTTGTAAACGAGATACAAACTGTCGATTTTTTCGTCGTCGTAATGCCCTAGCATCGCGTTAACCGTACCTAAAATGTCTTCTAATTTAGGCGTGTCACCAAGGCCTGACGTTTGCGCGATAACATTGCCGCTGCGTTGGAAAAATGAGATAGCTTTAGAACCAATTAAGGTGGTTTCTACCTCAACGCCTTTGTTACGCCACATCTCCATTTCTTCTAACACTTTCTTGAACAAGTTCGAGTTCAAGCCACCACATAAGCCTCGATCGGACGAAATAATGATGTAAGCAACGCGTTTTGGTTCACGCTGTTGAAGATAGGGGTGCTGGTATTCCAGCGACCCTGATGCGACATGAGAGATAACTTTGCGCATGTTCTCGGCATATGGACGCGTTAGCGTCATGTTGTCTTGAACCTTACGCATCTTACTTGCCGCAACCATCTCCATTGCACTGGTGATTTTCTGAGTGTTACTAACACTGCCTATCTTGGTGCGAATTTCTTTAGTATTTGCCATTATCTGCTCCTAATTTGTTTTGATTTCCAGCCAACAAACCGGAGCGTTTACCAAGCTTTCAACGCTACAAAGTCACCGAGAAGCTTTGCAAGGGCGCCATCGATTTCATCGTTGTAGTCACCGTTAGCGTTGATGGTGTCGAACAACTCTGGGTTTTGACCTTTTGCGTAAGCAATCAGCTCTTCTTCAAAACGTGCAATTTTGTTCAACTCTACGTCAGCCAAATAACCTTTTTCTGCTGCGTAAATGACCGTTGCTTGCTCAGCGACAGACATCGGCGAGTATTGCTTTTGCTTCATTAATTCAGTTACACGCTCACCATGATCAAGCTGCTTGCGAGTCATGTCGTCTAGGTCAGAAGAGAACTGAGCAAATGCGGCTAACTCACGGTATTGCGCTAACGATGTACGAATACCACCAGACAGTTTCTTGATGATCTTGCACTGCGCTGCACCACCCACACGAGATACCGAGATACCCGGGTCTACCGCAGGGCGTAGGCCTGAATTGAATAGTTGAGTTTGTAGGAAAACCTGTCCATCGGTGATTGAGATTACGTTTGTTGGTACAAACGCCGACACGTCACCCGCTTGAGTTTCAATGATAGGAAGTGCCGTCAATGAACCTGTTTGGCCTTTCACTTCACCGTTCGTGAACTTCTCTACATATTCCGCATTCACTCTTGCCGCACGTTCTAATAGACGTGAGTGGAGGTAGAATACGTCGCCAGGGAAGGCTTCACGACCTGGTGGGCGTTTAAGTAGCAATGAGATTTGACGGTAAGCAACAGCTTGCTTTGATAGATCATCATAGATGATCAGTGCATCTTCACCGCGGTCACGGAAGTATTCACCCATAGTGCAACCAGCATAAGGAGCAAGGTATTGAAGCGCTGCTGATTCTGATGCTGATGCCACAACGACGATGGTATTTTTAAGTGCGTCGTGGTCTTCGAGTTTACGAACAACGTTTGCGATAGTGGATGCTTTCTGACCGATAGCTACATACACACATTTGATGCCAGAATCTTTTTGATTGATGATCGCATCGATAGCTAACGCTGTTTTACCTGTTTGACGGTCACCGATGATCAGTTCACGTTGACCACGACCGATAGGCACCATAGTGTCTACTGCTTTGTAACCCGTCTGAATGGGCTGATCGACGGACTTACGTTCGATTACGCCTGGTGCAATCACTTCTACAGGGTCTAGTCGGTCACAACTCACAGGGCCTTTGCCATCGATGGGCTCGCCTAATGTGTTCACTACACGGCCAAGAAGTCCGTTACCGACTGGAACTTCCAAGATACGACCTGTACCTTTTACTTTCATACCTTCACAGAGGTCAGTGTAGGGGCCCATAACCACCGCACCTACTGAGTGGGTATCTAGGTTAAGCGCGAGGGCGTACTTGCCACCTGGAAGTTCGATCATTTCACCTTGCATTACATCCGCAAGGCCGTTAATGGTAATGATGCCGTCACGAACCGATACAATGGTGCCTTCGTTGCGAGCTTCGGTGCTCACATTAAACTTCGCGATGCGATCTTTAATTAGATCGCTGATTTCATTTGAATTTAATTGCATAATTGATACCTATCTCGCGTGAAGTTGATTAGCTAGTCGGTTAATTGATGTGTTTAATGAACCATCGATGACGGTTTCACCCGCCTTGATAACAATCCCGCCAACTAGCGTGTCATCAATAACCTGTTCCATTTCAACCTGACGCTCTAATTTCTTCTCAAGTGCAGCAGTGAGTGATGTAACTTGATCTTGTGTAAGCAATTCTGAACTGGTGACAGTGACAGGGATTACACGTTCATGTTCGTCCTTTAGGTCGCTGAACAAGTTAAACAATTCTTTAATCACTGAAAGACGGCCATTCTCGGCCAATACTCGAATGAGATTAATGACATGGTCATCAACGAGTCCTTGGCAAACATGAATAATAAGATTGACCAGTTCTTCAGATTGTTGTGTGCGAACACCTTCTGCTGAGGAAATCTGCTTAGCGATCGTTTCTTCTTCTGCCACAGTCACAAGAATCGACAGCATTGAGTGCCACTCTTGCAACTTGTTTTCACCCAAGGCAAAGTCGAACGATGCTTTGGCGTAGGGATGAGCAATATTGGTGTAATCTGACATATTGCCTCCGCTTAGAGTTCGCTTATCATTTGATCAACTAACGCTCGGTTCGTTTCGGAATCTAGGTTCTTGCTAATCAATTTCTGTGCACTTTGAATAACAGCATCTGCCATATCCGCTTGAAGTTCACGGCGTAACTTTTGACGTTCGCCTTCTAGCTCAGCTCTACCTTGTTCTAAGATACGTGCTTTTTCCTGCTCACCTTCTTGGTGAGCTAAGGTGATGATTTCGTTGCGGCGTTTTTTGCCTTGCTCAATCAGTTCGGTAACATTTCTTTTCGCATCGGCGACGAGTTGTGCGCCATTTGATTTTGCTAGTTCTAGCTCTTTCGCTGCATTCTCTGAGTGGCGTAAACCATCAGCGATTTCTTTTTGGCGCTCGTCTAACATCGCGGTGAGAGGGGGCCATACATATTTCATGCATAGCCAAACAAAAATCACGAATGAGATTGCTTGACCAAACATGCTGGCATTTAAGTTCATACCTTCCTCACTAAATCTTGATTATTTACAAATCGATCTTTTCAAAGCTTTTCATTAAGCCACGGCAAAGATGATGTATAGACCGATACCAACACCAATCATCGGTACAGCATCCACAAGACCCATCATGATGAAGAATTGAGTACGAAGCATTGGAGTAAGGTCTGGTTGACGAGCTACACCTTCAAGGTATTTACCTGCTAAGTTACCAATACCAGATGCTGCACCTGCTGCACCTAAACCGATCAGTAATGCACCCGCTACATATAAAACTGCGCTTACGATATCCATTTGTATCTCCGATAAATAATGTGTTAGTTAATTTTTTAGTTATTAATTAATGGTGTTCTTCTGTTGCCATCGCTAAATAAACAACGGTCAGTACCATAAATATAAATGCTTGCAAGAATACGATTAATATGTGGAATAAGGCCCATGGAACACTTAGTGCCCATTGCATCCACCAAGGCATTAGTGCGATAAGGATGAATATCATCTCGCCTGCATACATATTTCCGAATAATCGTAAGCCTAGTGATATTGGCTTTGAAATTAATGTTATTAATTCAAGAACTAAGTTAACAGGATATAAAAGAGGGTTATCAAATGGCTGAGTAGTGAGCTCTTTGATAAAGCCTTTCAAACCTTTATTTTTAAACGTATAAGTTAACAGTAGAATAAACACACCGAGTGCCATCGACATTGGGACATTTACGTCCGCTGTCGGTAGGTCTCTAAAGTGTTCTAAACCTATTACACGAGTTAACCCTGGTATTAAATCTATAGGTAATAGGTCGACTGCATTCATTAACAACACCCAAACAAAAGTGGTTAATGCCAGCGGTCCTATTAATTTATCCTCCGCTTGAAAAATCTCTTTGACTAGGTTGTTAACGAAATCAAAGATAAGCTCGATAAAACATTGAAAACGACCTGGAACACCGCTGGTGCCCTTGGTCACTACATATCGAAACGCTCCAATAAACAGTAAACCCGTAATCCAAGATATCAACATTGAGTCAATGTTGAACGCCCAGAAACCATCACCTGTAGTTAAGAAGGTTAAGTGATGCTCTATGTATTCGTGAGCGGTAGTGACTTGATCCATACTACACGTACTCCGATCTTGTAGAGGCAGTAATAAATGGTGTTAAGAAGTACCCAATCATTGTGAAAATGTACGCGTATAATATTACTGGGTTATCCAATTTAAAAAATTGGAATGCCAGGATGAACATTAAGAACGTATAAGTTATTTTCACGACACGACTCATTTGCATTAAGTCACGTAAACTATAATTAGGATTCTTACGAACCTTTAAGCTTGCATATATAAATCCAAACAGCGGTGGTAGCATCGCGATAACAACACCCAAAGCTGAAGATTCCATATCTACTTTATTACCAAAAAACACTTCATATAAAACTACACCGACGGCTAATACTATTTGGCAAAGAACAACTCTTTTAGCAGCAACAAGGATGTCGCTACTT encodes:
- the atpE gene encoding F0F1 ATP synthase subunit C; the protein is MDIVSAVLYVAGALLIGLGAAGAASGIGNLAGKYLEGVARQPDLTPMLRTQFFIMMGLVDAVPMIGVGIGLYIIFAVA
- the atpB gene encoding F0F1 ATP synthase subunit A — translated: MDQVTTAHEYIEHHLTFLTTGDGFWAFNIDSMLISWITGLLFIGAFRYVVTKGTSGVPGRFQCFIELIFDFVNNLVKEIFQAEDKLIGPLALTTFVWVLLMNAVDLLPIDLIPGLTRVIGLEHFRDLPTADVNVPMSMALGVFILLLTYTFKNKGLKGFIKELTTQPFDNPLLYPVNLVLELITLISKPISLGLRLFGNMYAGEMIFILIALMPWWMQWALSVPWALFHILIVFLQAFIFMVLTVVYLAMATEEHH
- a CDS encoding ATP synthase subunit I, which codes for MRLNGISSDILVAAKRVVLCQIVLAVGVVLYEVFFGNKVDMESSALGVVIAMLPPLFGFIYASLKVRKNPNYSLRDLMQMSRVVKITYTFLMFILAFQFFKLDNPVILYAYIFTMIGYFLTPFITASTRSEYV